TTGCTATGCGAAGCCCATTTTCGATGTCGAAAGTATCGTTGAGGTGCGGGTCGTTGATTAACCCCTTCCACCCAACGGTCGTGCGAGGTTTCTCAAAATAGACACGCATGATGATAAAGATGCGGTCCCGCACTTTTTGCGCAACGGCCGCGAGTCGTCGGGCATATTCCAGTCCTGCCGCGGGTTCGTGGATGGAACAGGGACCCACTGTCACCATCAAGCGACGATCTTCATTGCGCAGGATGCGCTTAACAGTCTCCCGTCCATCAATAACAGTGCGTGTTGCTTTCTCGGTCGTCGGAACTTCACCGGCGAGTTGCCGTGGCGAAATCAACCGAACAGTGCTGGCGACGTGGATATCCTGCGTGCGTTGCATGGCGAATCGGTGAGTTTACGTAAGTTATGGCTGTGTTTCAATTATCGGCGATCTTTACATCTGTATTGTGATTAACAGCCGGTTTTCGCGGAATATTCACCTTGCGATTCTTGACTTCCACCATTCCGGTGTCATTATTGCGATACATGGCCACGCACTCGTTCTATTTTGGTTACTTTTGGTTTACCCGGTATCCCCGACTGGCCGCAGCGGGTATGGTCTGAGCGTTTCTGAACCAACGACCACACGAACCCCGAATGCGGCAAACGCATCGGGGTTTTTTATTTTCCGTAAGCTTCGCCTAAATACACAGGACTACTTCATCAGGAGCATTCACCCATGATTGTCGTCATGCAGCCACAAGCTAAAAAAAATGAAATCGAGCACGTTGAGTCGCTGATCCGTGAAATGGGACTCAAACCGCACACCATTCAGGGAACTGATCTGACTGTTGTGGCGGTAATCGGTGACGACCGAAAAAAGGACAAAGGCCAACTCGAACGGGCTCCTGGGGTCGATCGGGTCGTACCTATCCTCGCACCGTACAAGATGGCGGCAAAGGAGAGCCGCAGACAGCGCACTCGCGTTTCACTGGGGCAAGGATGCGTCTTCGGCAGCGCGCAGGTGCCGGTAATCGCCGGTCCTTGCAGTGTCGAAAACCGAGAGCAAATTCTGGACGCAGCCCGAAAGTGTAAGGCTGCTGGTGCCCATGCGCTTCGCGGCGGAGCGTTCAAGCCACGAACTAATCCCTACTCCTTCCAAGGGCTGGGGGAAGAAGGACTCAAACTCCTGGCCGAGGCGCGTGAAGAAACCGGTCTTGAAATCGTCACCGAAGTTCTTACACCCAGCGATGTCGATTTGGTTGCCAAGTACGCTGACTGTCTCCAAATTGGTAC
The nucleotide sequence above comes from Phycisphaeraceae bacterium. Encoded proteins:
- the aroF gene encoding 3-deoxy-7-phosphoheptulonate synthase, which gives rise to MIVVMQPQAKKNEIEHVESLIREMGLKPHTIQGTDLTVVAVIGDDRKKDKGQLERAPGVDRVVPILAPYKMAAKESRRQRTRVSLGQGCVFGSAQVPVIAGPCSVENREQILDAARKCKAAGAHALRGGAFKPRTNPYSFQGLGEEGLKLLAEAREETGLEIVTEVLTPSDVDLVAKYADCLQIGTRNSQNFKLLEAAGKSGKAVLYKRGMSMTLDEYLQAAEYILAAGNDKVLLCERGIRTFEDHTRNTLSLSAIPELHHRTHLPVIIDPSQGTGHARLVPDMCRAAVAAGADGLIIEVHPDPEHAMTDGAQSITPQVLADLIVSLRRVAGAVDRMM